Proteins encoded by one window of Lathyrus oleraceus cultivar Zhongwan6 chromosome 1, CAAS_Psat_ZW6_1.0, whole genome shotgun sequence:
- the LOC127081925 gene encoding protein NUCLEAR FUSION DEFECTIVE 4, whose amino-acid sequence MLTLKGGSRPPWVGLGASVWVQIASGNTFTFPLYSHSLKSVLGFNQRQVTLLGVANDIGENVGLLPGIACNRFPPWLILSVGAFASLVGYGILWLAVTQTLPNLPYLLLWFALVIASNSSAWLTTSVLVTNMRNFPVSRGKVAGILKGYGGLSAAVFTQIYSLLLHNDSSKFLMLLTIGIPVVCFSMMFLVRPCTPALDEDSTSSSHFIFIQCASVILGVYLLATTIFGNLILLSGTVSYILVAVMVIFLMAPIAVPVKMTLYPKRVSNSESEQPLGSSDSLGQGKDDKIEPLLGSSSTGALGSSNDDDSSEVAMLLAIGEGAIKQKKRKPKRGEDFKFTEAIVKADFWLLFFVYFVGVGTGVTVLNNLAQIGIAQGEEDTTTLLSIFSFCNFVGRLGGGVVSEHFVRTKLLPRTFWLTCTQTIMLLVYLLFAFAVNGSLYPAVAFLGVCYGVQVSIMIPTVSELFGLKNFGVLGNVMSLGNPLGATIFSALLAGSIYDKEAAKQHGLNLLAAEASCIGADCFKLTFFILSGVCAAGIFLSVILTLRIRPVYQMLYAGGSFRIPQPSPST is encoded by the exons atgttaACTCTGAAAGGAGGAAGCCGGCCACCATGGGTAGGTTTAGGAGCATCAGTTTGGGTTCAAATTGCATCGGGAAACACCTTTACTTTTCCTCTTTACTCACACTCTTTGAAATCTGTTTTGGGTTTCAACCAAAGACAAGTTACTCTCCTTGGTGTTGCTAATGATATTGGAGAAAACGTTGGCTTGCTTCCCGGAATCGCTTGCAATAGATTCCCGCCTTGGCTTATACTTTCCGTCGGCGCTTTTGCTTCTTTGGTTGGTTATGGTATTCTTTGGCTTGCTGTTACCCAAACACTCCCTAATCTTCCTTACTTACTG CTTTGGTTTGCCCTTGTTATTGCTTCCAACAGTAGTGCGTGGTTAACCACCTCGGTTCTAGTAACCAACATGAGAAATTTCCCTGTTAGTCGAGGCAAAGTGGCGGGAATCCTGAAAGGTTATGGAGGGCTTAGTGCTGCGGTTTTCACGCAAATTTACAGCCTGCTGCTTCATAACGATTCTTCTAAGTTCCTCATGTTGCTGACAATTGGTATTCCAGTTGTTTGTTTCAGTATGATGTTTCTTGTTAGGCCTTGTACACCGGCTTTGGATGAAGACTCCACATCTAGTTCTCATTTTATCTTTATCCAATGTGCTAGTGTCATCTTGGGTGTATATCTTCTTGCCACCACAATATTTGGCAATCTAATTCTATTAAGCGGTACAGTCTCCTATATTTTGGTGGCTGTGATGGTTATTTTTCTTATGGCTCCAATTGCTGTCCCCGTAAAGATGACATTGTATCCTAAAAGAGTTTCAAATTCAGAATCTGAGCAACCACTCGGATCTTCAGACTCTCTCGGTCAAGGAAAAGATGACAAAATAGAGCCGCTGCTAGGATCTTCGTCAACAGGAGCCCTTGGGAGCTCGAACGATGATGATTCATCTGAGGTAGCTATGCTTCTTGCGATAGGTGAGGGAGCAATAAAACAGAAGAAGAGAAAACCTAAACGTGGGGAAGATTTTAAATTTACCGAGGCTATAGTAAAGGCTGATTTCTGGCTACtgttttttgtttattttgtCGGTGTTGGCACCGGGGTTACTGTCCTCAATAATCTAGCCCAAATAGGTATTGCACAGGGTGAGGAGGATACTACAACTTTACTGTCAATTTTCAGCTTTTGCAATTTCGTTGGTCGGCTTGGTGGAGGAGTTGTTTCAGAGCATTTTGTCCG TACCAAGTTGCTCCCAAGGACATTCTGGTTGACATGCACACAGACAATCATGCTATTGGTATATCTTCTATTTGCATTTGCGGTAAACGGAAGCCTTTATCCTGCAGTTGCATTTCTTGGTGTCTGCTACGGCGTGCAGGTTTCCATAATGATCCCTACAGTTTCTGAGCTTTTCGGCTTGAAGAACTTTGGCGTATTGGGCAACGTCATGTCTTTGGGTAATCCACTTGGGGCAACCATTTTCTCGGCTCTGCTAGCGGGTTCTATATATGACAAAGAGGCGGCAAAGCAGCATGGTCTTAACCTTCTTGCTGCTGAAGCTTCCTGCATTGGCGCAGATTGCTTTAAGCTGACATTTTTCATTCTTTCTGGTGTTTGTGCTGCTGGCATCTTCTTGAGCGTTATTCTAACTCTGAGAATTAGGCCTGTTTACCAAATGCTTTATGCTGGAGGCTCTTTCAGAATTCCTCAACCATCTCCAAGTACCTAA